A part of Paenibacillus sp. IHBB 10380 genomic DNA contains:
- a CDS encoding glycosyltransferase family 4 protein yields MNILHIANHVKQCGNGIVNVMIDLACEQAKLGHNVAVASEGGEYIELLLKNNIQHYKLDQTRKPAQMMQAFFNFRKMVKQFKPDIIHAHMMTGALLSRYLKGFQKYKIVTHVHNEFQKSANFMKVGDSVIAVSQAVATSMVSRGVQKQKLHIVLNGTIGSSRKGDKGGACLKGLSIVTVAGLYERKGIIDLIEAFEIVVAKYPEANLYVLGEGPDRSKFELKANQSIGKDNIHFMGYQSNPHNYMEAADIFVLASHKESFGLVLIEAREAGCAIVATDVDGIPEALDFGESGMLVPPKSPERLAEAIISMLQNSEMSDKYRKRALQGLEYYSVERVARDTLKIYEELLIS; encoded by the coding sequence ATGAATATTCTTCATATAGCCAATCATGTCAAGCAGTGCGGTAACGGAATCGTAAATGTCATGATCGACTTAGCTTGCGAGCAAGCAAAACTAGGTCACAATGTGGCGGTTGCATCTGAGGGTGGTGAGTATATAGAACTGCTGTTAAAGAACAATATTCAACATTATAAACTTGATCAGACGAGAAAGCCCGCACAAATGATGCAGGCTTTTTTTAATTTTCGGAAAATGGTCAAACAATTTAAGCCAGATATAATCCATGCACATATGATGACTGGAGCTTTGCTCTCAAGATATTTGAAAGGGTTCCAGAAATATAAAATTGTAACGCATGTACATAATGAGTTTCAGAAGAGCGCGAACTTTATGAAAGTTGGCGATTCAGTAATAGCTGTAAGTCAGGCGGTAGCCACATCAATGGTGAGCCGAGGGGTGCAGAAGCAAAAACTTCACATTGTTTTAAATGGAACGATTGGAAGTTCGCGGAAAGGTGATAAGGGCGGAGCATGTCTCAAAGGGCTATCCATAGTAACGGTTGCTGGCCTGTATGAACGGAAAGGAATTATTGATTTAATTGAAGCATTCGAAATTGTTGTTGCGAAATATCCTGAAGCTAATTTGTATGTTTTAGGCGAGGGTCCAGACAGATCTAAATTTGAATTGAAAGCTAACCAATCTATTGGAAAAGATAACATTCACTTTATGGGCTATCAATCTAATCCGCACAATTATATGGAAGCAGCTGATATTTTTGTATTAGCATCGCACAAAGAATCATTTGGCCTAGTATTGATTGAGGCTCGGGAGGCGGGTTGTGCGATCGTCGCAACTGATGTTGATGGAATTCCTGAGGCTCTTGATTTCGGGGAATCAGGTATGTTAGTACCGCCTAAATCACCAGAAAGGTTGGCGGAAGCTATCATTTCGATGCTTCAGAACTCAGAAATGAGTGACAAATACCGAAAGCGTGCTCTGCAAGGACTGGAATATTATTCAGTAGAAAGAGTGGCGAGAGACACGTTAAAGATTTATGAGGAACTACTAATTAGTTAA
- a CDS encoding lipopolysaccharide biosynthesis protein, with translation MAIVNLIKQRSKLGSLGNVLQIFVSNVFILGLNVLTGIIIARYLGPEGRGEQAAMIMWPRFLAYTLTLGIPASLVYYMKKKDGNQGSLYITSLYMSLILGCVAMAIGSVIIPYWMKGYSKEVIEFATWALIMSPIAMLGTINVATLQSREEYHLYNFIRYVPVFSTLILLYGLVITGHVTPFYTSVAYLFPAIPVAIWITIKFILKYKLKQKNKIESGKKLLGYGIRSYGTDVAGTFSGYIDQILVVGLLSPSSLGLYVVSLNLSNMLNTIQNAITSVLFPKASGLEQADALNLTFKVFRISTVITIILGIGIFIVAPYLLIILYGQSFIEAIGVFRILIFQTAITSTSWILSQGFMSIGKPGSVTIIRITSLGLNVILLNLLIPPLGIEGAAISLLITSLVELLVVFLIYTIKYNVKFEDWIVSKKDILWLLQRIRIQKGRSKESM, from the coding sequence ATGGCTATAGTAAATTTGATTAAACAAAGAAGTAAATTGGGGAGTTTAGGAAATGTTTTACAAATTTTTGTATCTAATGTTTTTATACTTGGATTAAATGTATTAACAGGTATTATCATCGCGAGGTATCTAGGGCCAGAGGGGCGTGGAGAACAAGCGGCGATGATTATGTGGCCAAGATTTCTGGCTTATACGTTAACTTTAGGGATTCCGGCCTCATTAGTTTATTATATGAAGAAAAAGGACGGAAATCAGGGATCATTGTATATCACATCTTTGTATATGAGTTTAATACTCGGTTGTGTTGCGATGGCAATTGGGTCTGTCATTATTCCATATTGGATGAAAGGCTATTCTAAGGAAGTTATTGAATTTGCAACTTGGGCATTAATAATGTCGCCAATCGCAATGCTTGGGACGATCAACGTCGCTACTCTTCAATCTAGAGAAGAATATCATCTTTATAACTTTATCAGATATGTTCCCGTATTTAGCACATTAATCCTTCTTTATGGTCTTGTCATTACAGGTCACGTCACACCGTTCTATACATCAGTGGCATATCTATTCCCTGCAATCCCAGTTGCAATATGGATAACAATAAAATTCATCTTAAAATATAAGCTGAAGCAGAAGAACAAGATTGAATCCGGAAAAAAGCTGCTTGGATATGGAATTAGATCCTATGGTACAGACGTTGCGGGAACATTCTCTGGGTACATTGACCAGATATTAGTTGTTGGATTGTTGTCTCCAAGCAGTCTAGGACTCTATGTAGTCTCTCTGAATCTTTCTAATATGTTAAATACGATTCAAAATGCAATTACCTCGGTATTGTTTCCCAAAGCATCAGGGCTTGAACAAGCGGATGCTCTTAATCTAACTTTTAAAGTATTTAGAATTAGTACTGTAATAACAATTATATTAGGTATTGGGATTTTTATTGTAGCCCCGTATCTTTTAATAATCCTGTATGGGCAATCATTTATTGAAGCAATAGGAGTATTTAGAATATTAATTTTTCAAACGGCGATAACGAGTACCTCATGGATACTCTCCCAAGGCTTTATGTCGATTGGCAAACCAGGATCTGTAACCATTATTCGAATAACATCACTTGGATTAAACGTAATATTGTTAAACTTATTAATTCCTCCTTTAGGCATAGAAGGAGCAGCGATATCATTGCTAATAACATCGCTTGTTGAATTACTTGTAGTTTTTCTTATATATACCATTAAGTATAATGTTAAATTCGAAGATTGGATCGTTTCAAAGAAGGATATCTTATGGTTACTTCAGCGTATCCGTATTCAGAAAGGTCGAAGTAAAGAATCTATGTAG
- a CDS encoding glycosyltransferase family 4 protein produces MKICFVTHVVKKGDGQGRVNYEVIIEALKQGHEIIVISTELSEELRNHSQIKWIKIMNVLKIPTALLQYQLFALFSAIWIWTHQKKMDLIVVNGFITYARSDINCIHFVHSAWVKSEYHPYRDQKNVKSLYQLLYNSLNSFLERIALKRTKQIIAVSEQVKQELVQDAKIQSNRISVISNGVDLNEFYPRSVNRADFHLDTNTTYALFAGDLKSKRKNLDTVLRAMAMVENVNLIVLGNTEKSNYPGIAKDLGIGHRVHFLGHRKDIAEIMSLADLFVFPSKYEPFSLVILEAMASGLPVITSSRCGAVELLSDHSAVVIEDPEDTATLINVIRELLSNKEGLKMMALRAREDAQKNSWGNMSYKYLQIINYTSKVKYQ; encoded by the coding sequence ATGAAAATCTGTTTCGTTACACACGTGGTGAAGAAAGGAGACGGACAAGGAAGAGTAAATTATGAGGTGATCATAGAGGCTTTAAAACAAGGACACGAAATCATAGTTATATCTACAGAGCTATCAGAAGAACTTCGGAACCATAGCCAAATAAAATGGATTAAAATAATGAATGTGTTAAAAATTCCGACAGCTTTATTGCAGTATCAATTATTTGCGTTGTTCTCTGCTATCTGGATATGGACTCATCAGAAAAAGATGGATCTTATCGTGGTTAATGGGTTTATTACCTATGCACGTTCTGATATTAATTGCATTCATTTTGTCCATAGTGCATGGGTAAAGTCAGAGTATCATCCGTATCGGGATCAAAAAAATGTAAAAAGCCTTTATCAGTTATTATACAATAGCTTAAATTCTTTCTTAGAGCGTATTGCACTGAAACGTACCAAACAAATCATTGCAGTGTCCGAACAGGTTAAACAAGAACTAGTGCAGGATGCAAAAATACAGTCTAACCGTATCTCAGTTATTTCAAATGGTGTTGATTTGAATGAGTTTTATCCACGATCGGTTAATCGGGCAGATTTTCATCTGGATACAAATACAACATATGCTTTGTTTGCTGGAGACTTGAAATCTAAAAGGAAGAATTTAGATACGGTACTTCGTGCTATGGCTATGGTAGAGAATGTAAACCTAATCGTGCTTGGAAATACTGAAAAGAGTAATTACCCCGGTATAGCAAAAGATTTAGGTATAGGTCATCGTGTTCATTTTCTAGGACACAGAAAAGATATCGCGGAAATCATGTCACTCGCTGATTTGTTTGTTTTTCCCTCGAAATATGAACCGTTTTCGCTTGTTATATTAGAGGCAATGGCTTCAGGATTACCGGTTATAACAAGTAGCAGATGTGGTGCAGTTGAACTTTTGTCTGATCATTCTGCAGTTGTTATTGAAGATCCAGAGGATACAGCAACTTTAATAAACGTCATTAGGGAACTTCTTTCTAATAAAGAAGGATTAAAGATGATGGCATTGAGAGCAAGGGAAGATGCCCAAAAAAATTCATGGGGAAACATGTCATATAAATACTTGCAAATAATCAACTACACTTCAAAAGTTAAATACCAGTGA
- a CDS encoding SGNH/GDSL hydrolase family protein gives MLIVFLGDSITEGLGVIRFRTSYADLLKLKLNSSYSQSVQIINYGASAMQVNESREKYEEEILELQPDIIVFAHGNTESLVREQTKYLKLVPKRWRRAGWMDPRPYYSTRKTRKWLEKIESGLRWRVKVTLIKVFGGKQWMSLTEFKKQTTDFTMTILNHNKQTNIIFLMPGDIEERYFPGSPESMRKYREVFKELSELNKSSDRIFMCDSSQYLHKWNDYFMDRFHPNEQGHNQIAEALLGTIIQHSLLSNNNVMRGVSP, from the coding sequence ATGTTAATCGTTTTTTTAGGTGATTCAATTACAGAAGGATTGGGCGTAATTCGATTTAGAACAAGCTATGCAGATTTATTAAAATTGAAACTGAATTCTTCTTATTCACAATCCGTTCAGATCATTAATTATGGAGCTAGTGCAATGCAGGTTAATGAGTCCAGAGAGAAATATGAGGAAGAAATTCTAGAATTACAACCGGACATTATCGTTTTTGCGCATGGGAATACTGAATCCCTCGTAAGAGAACAAACAAAGTACCTAAAGTTAGTACCTAAAAGGTGGAGGAGAGCGGGGTGGATGGACCCAAGACCCTACTATTCGACCCGAAAGACTAGGAAATGGTTGGAAAAGATAGAGTCAGGGCTCCGATGGAGGGTAAAAGTTACCCTTATTAAAGTATTTGGTGGAAAACAGTGGATGAGTCTAACGGAATTTAAAAAACAAACAACAGATTTTACTATGACGATCCTTAATCACAATAAACAAACAAATATTATATTTCTAATGCCAGGTGATATCGAAGAAAGATATTTCCCGGGATCACCGGAATCTATGAGGAAATATAGAGAGGTATTCAAAGAGCTATCTGAGCTGAATAAATCTAGTGACAGAATATTTATGTGTGACTCATCACAGTATTTACATAAATGGAATGATTATTTTATGGATCGCTTTCATCCTAATGAACAGGGTCATAACCAAATTGCCGAGGCACTCTTGGGCACAATCATCCAGCATTCTCTTTTGAGTAATAACAATGTAATGAGAGGGGTGAGCCCATGA
- a CDS encoding O-antigen ligase family protein: MERIFGISTLRPGIRMFLYGLIKLAGVIALGSIVGVAGSIDSLHMKLLEFTFLLLSMLISLQIYAYRSNLLLPYSLLIWVVSPEIRRLMDWSFQLYSDTSIISLIPYCVSLTILLPIIKNIKLIDRRISFISKIMGVALLYGFCIGFLKYGLASVYDLLNYIVPFLVLIYVNVSCFDRDVRAKWLRSFSYLAVIIAAYGIYQYTVLPPWDKFWMVNAEMNSIGLPESQNFRVFSFLNSPGPAGVFFGLALAIMTVQKKWRGFGIIGMMIVAFALLLTLVRVGWIAYIIMVIAYFIRSHIRNKIQLLLLCVIILSAYIFILPILPGANNVTSRINTFGSLEEDHSFNERMSFSSNILSEVLANPVGRGLGSSGQGVKLTQNADTLAAFDNGYLNLFYTFGLPLGLAITISLGYLFVNLFKLSKTEKVYSPISFAAISAVLFLLFASNILRGLSGFILLFIISLAYIPKSSNGEET, translated from the coding sequence GTGGAGAGGATCTTTGGAATAAGTACTTTAAGGCCAGGTATTAGAATGTTTTTATATGGACTAATAAAACTTGCGGGAGTAATCGCTCTTGGCTCAATTGTTGGAGTTGCTGGTTCAATAGATTCACTCCATATGAAGCTTCTAGAATTTACATTTCTGCTCCTGAGTATGTTAATTTCATTGCAAATCTATGCCTATAGATCAAACTTATTACTTCCATATAGTCTACTGATATGGGTAGTGAGTCCAGAAATAAGGCGCTTAATGGATTGGTCCTTTCAGTTGTACAGCGATACCTCCATCATTTCGCTAATACCCTATTGTGTAAGTTTGACGATATTATTACCAATTATCAAAAACATCAAGCTAATTGACCGTAGAATTAGCTTCATATCTAAAATTATGGGAGTAGCTTTACTTTATGGATTTTGCATCGGATTTCTAAAATATGGACTAGCATCAGTATATGATTTACTAAATTATATTGTTCCGTTTCTTGTTTTAATTTATGTGAATGTAAGCTGTTTCGATAGGGATGTCCGTGCTAAGTGGCTGAGAAGTTTCTCTTATCTTGCAGTAATCATTGCTGCATATGGAATATATCAATATACTGTTCTTCCCCCGTGGGATAAATTTTGGATGGTAAATGCTGAGATGAATTCCATTGGGCTTCCTGAGTCTCAGAACTTTCGAGTCTTTTCTTTCCTGAATTCACCAGGACCAGCAGGTGTGTTTTTTGGATTAGCATTGGCTATAATGACCGTTCAGAAAAAATGGAGAGGATTTGGAATCATTGGAATGATGATTGTAGCATTTGCATTGCTTCTTACTCTGGTTCGTGTTGGATGGATTGCCTATATAATTATGGTGATCGCCTACTTTATCAGATCTCACATAAGAAATAAAATACAATTGCTTCTTCTGTGTGTCATCATTCTATCGGCTTACATATTTATCCTTCCAATACTACCGGGCGCTAATAATGTGACATCTCGTATTAATACATTTGGATCATTAGAAGAAGATCATTCATTCAATGAAAGAATGAGCTTTTCAAGCAATATATTATCAGAAGTATTGGCTAATCCTGTAGGAAGGGGTTTGGGAAGTTCAGGGCAAGGAGTGAAATTAACGCAAAATGCAGATACGCTAGCAGCATTTGATAATGGTTATTTAAACTTATTTTATACATTTGGACTCCCATTGGGATTAGCTATAACAATATCATTGGGATACCTCTTTGTTAACCTTTTCAAGTTAAGTAAAACAGAGAAAGTCTATTCTCCTATTTCATTTGCTGCCATTAGTGCCGTTTTATTTCTTTTATTTGCAAGTAATATATTGCGTGGATTAAGTGGATTTATTCTGTTGTTTATTATTTCACTCGCTTACATACCCAAGTCCTCAAATGGAGAGGAGACATAG
- a CDS encoding glycosyltransferase family 2 protein has translation MKISVIVPSYQRVDALLNCIEGIKKQTRYPDEIIVVVRNTDDSTLEYLSSISIKNLKVVLIEQTGVIAALNLGIKQSTGSIVVLTDDDTVPYSNWLEKIENYYITKPDIGGVGGRDIVHFRGEPVPAIKQQVGIIKPYGRIIGNHHIGLGNTREVDILKGANMSFRKDAILDLKFDEKLKGTGAQIYNEMEFSLSVKKKGWKLIYDPLVCVDHFPAERFDEDKRNSFNETAFFNTAHNETYTLLKHLNWKRRLLFIGWIILIGSKSSPGVVQFIRILPKEKYNSFKKIIISYKGRWGGWKTWRGSLE, from the coding sequence ATGAAAATTAGTGTAATTGTACCGTCGTATCAAAGGGTAGACGCTTTATTGAACTGTATAGAAGGAATTAAAAAACAAACGAGATACCCTGATGAAATCATAGTCGTTGTAAGAAACACAGATGACAGTACATTGGAATATTTATCATCTATTTCCATAAAAAACTTAAAGGTTGTTCTCATAGAACAGACAGGCGTGATAGCTGCATTGAATTTGGGGATTAAGCAAAGCACAGGATCTATTGTGGTTTTAACCGATGATGATACCGTTCCCTATTCTAATTGGCTTGAAAAAATAGAGAATTATTATATAACGAAACCTGATATAGGCGGAGTTGGAGGTAGAGATATCGTACACTTTCGTGGCGAACCGGTTCCAGCTATTAAACAACAGGTTGGTATTATAAAGCCCTATGGCCGAATCATAGGGAATCATCATATTGGACTGGGAAACACTCGTGAGGTGGATATTCTTAAAGGTGCCAATATGAGCTTTAGGAAAGATGCAATTCTAGATTTGAAATTTGACGAGAAGTTAAAGGGTACAGGTGCTCAAATTTATAATGAAATGGAGTTCAGTCTATCCGTTAAAAAGAAAGGCTGGAAACTTATTTATGATCCACTAGTATGCGTTGATCATTTTCCAGCTGAAAGATTTGATGAGGATAAAAGAAATAGCTTCAATGAAACAGCCTTTTTCAATACGGCACATAATGAGACGTATACTTTACTTAAACATCTGAATTGGAAAAGGAGATTGTTATTTATCGGATGGATCATTCTGATTGGAAGCAAGTCCTCACCCGGAGTTGTTCAATTTATTAGAATACTGCCAAAAGAGAAATACAATAGTTTTAAAAAAATAATTATTTCATATAAAGGTAGATGGGGTGGTTGGAAAACGTGGAGAGGATCTTTGGAATAA
- the galU gene encoding UTP--glucose-1-phosphate uridylyltransferase GalU: MKKVKKAIIPAAGLGTRFLPATKAMPKEMLPIVDKPTIQYIVEEAVASGIEDIIIVTGKGKRAIEDHFDHAFELENNLFSKGKFDLLDEVRRSSNVEIHYIRQKEAKGLGHAVWCARNFIGNEPFAVLLGDDIVQSQTPCIRQLAEQFEQVQKSVIGVQTVPRDQTQRYGIVAALERFGRLYEVDYLVEKPSAGKAPSNLAIMGRYILTPEIFGFLEYQEEGAGGEIQLTDAIQKLNESQGVYAYDFEGIRYDVGEKMGFIMTTLNFALQNEELRKPLLQGMESILQREHLVRINR; encoded by the coding sequence ATGAAAAAAGTGAAAAAAGCAATTATTCCTGCAGCGGGTCTTGGGACGCGCTTCTTACCCGCAACAAAAGCCATGCCGAAGGAAATGCTTCCGATTGTCGATAAACCCACTATTCAATACATTGTGGAAGAAGCGGTGGCTTCAGGCATTGAGGATATTATTATTGTGACAGGCAAAGGTAAACGCGCCATTGAAGACCACTTTGATCATGCTTTCGAGCTAGAAAATAATTTGTTCAGCAAAGGAAAGTTTGATCTGCTTGACGAAGTGCGCCGTTCCTCAAATGTAGAAATTCATTACATACGCCAAAAGGAAGCGAAAGGACTTGGCCATGCCGTATGGTGCGCCCGTAACTTTATCGGTAACGAGCCGTTTGCCGTGCTACTCGGGGATGATATCGTACAATCACAGACACCTTGCATCCGGCAGCTGGCGGAGCAGTTCGAGCAAGTACAAAAATCTGTGATTGGCGTTCAAACGGTTCCCCGTGACCAAACGCAACGCTATGGCATAGTAGCCGCACTGGAAAGGTTCGGCCGTTTATATGAGGTGGATTATTTGGTAGAGAAGCCGTCAGCAGGCAAAGCACCGTCTAATCTGGCGATTATGGGCAGATACATATTGACTCCGGAAATATTCGGGTTTCTGGAATATCAGGAGGAAGGGGCTGGTGGAGAAATTCAGTTGACGGATGCTATACAAAAGCTGAATGAGAGTCAAGGAGTGTATGCATACGACTTCGAGGGAATTCGTTATGATGTAGGCGAGAAAATGGGCTTTATAATGACTACGCTTAACTTTGCGCTTCAGAATGAAGAGCTGCGTAAACCGCTGCTGCAAGGTATGGAAAGTATTCTCCAACGTGAACATCTTGTCAGAATAAATCGCTGA
- a CDS encoding CpsD/CapB family tyrosine-protein kinase: protein MRRSINDSSLIVSMNPESPISEVYRLLRTNIHYSSIDQALKTIMVTSAQAGEGKTTTISNLAITYAQEGKNVLLIDMDMRKPSLHHIFSQSNRQGLSTVLTGHTSVQDAIQETMVSHLSLLSSGPIPGNPSDLIDSTAMREMLEQLEQEYDVILMDSPPVLSVTDSVIASTLCDGVIMVVAAGKVKKVHLKKAKGQLDHVNARLLGIVLNRMNRDNQSNFYMNYYGMKG, encoded by the coding sequence ATGCGTCGATCAATCAATGATAGCAGCTTAATTGTTTCCATGAATCCCGAATCGCCTATATCGGAAGTGTATCGGCTGCTTCGAACCAATATCCATTATTCTTCTATAGATCAGGCATTGAAGACCATCATGGTCACTTCCGCTCAGGCAGGAGAAGGGAAAACCACAACGATAAGCAACTTGGCAATCACCTATGCACAGGAAGGTAAGAATGTGCTTCTTATTGATATGGATATGCGTAAGCCGTCACTGCACCATATTTTCTCCCAATCGAATCGTCAAGGCTTAAGCACGGTGTTAACAGGACACACAAGTGTACAAGACGCGATCCAGGAAACTATGGTCAGTCATTTATCGCTGCTTTCTTCCGGACCGATACCTGGAAATCCGTCAGATCTCATTGATTCTACAGCAATGCGGGAAATGCTGGAGCAGCTGGAACAAGAATATGATGTTATTCTCATGGATTCCCCGCCGGTATTGTCTGTAACGGATAGTGTCATAGCCAGCACTTTGTGCGATGGCGTTATTATGGTGGTTGCCGCAGGGAAGGTGAAGAAAGTTCATTTGAAGAAAGCTAAAGGGCAGTTGGATCATGTCAACGCTCGATTGTTGGGTATTGTGCTTAACCGTATGAATAGAGATAACCAATCGAACTTCTATATGAATTATTACGGAATGAAAGGTTAG
- a CDS encoding YveK family protein, whose product MELKQYFRIIQKKWWLIVAIIIIAIAATLVKSLYFTIPIYSANAKLIVNQSASVGEVETLNAGTIQTSIILINSYKEIIRSSAIMNKVVEKFPELGSNSREMSSKISVTSANNSQVMNLVYEDTSYAKAAAIVNAVSTVFKAEIPHIMNADNITILSEADTTASPSPININPIMNILISLVVSLMLAIGLVFLLDYLDDTLKTEAEIVEIMDVSVLAVVGKITKGDLKISRRTKALQKPKVGESKYASINQ is encoded by the coding sequence ATGGAACTCAAACAGTACTTTAGAATTATTCAGAAGAAATGGTGGCTGATAGTAGCCATTATTATCATCGCGATCGCAGCGACATTAGTCAAAAGCTTGTACTTTACGATACCGATCTATTCGGCCAACGCCAAGCTTATCGTTAATCAGTCAGCTTCGGTGGGTGAAGTGGAAACACTTAATGCGGGTACTATACAAACAAGCATCATCCTTATTAATTCTTATAAAGAGATTATCAGATCATCTGCCATTATGAATAAAGTTGTTGAAAAATTCCCTGAATTAGGATCAAATTCCAGGGAAATGTCTTCAAAGATATCTGTCACTTCGGCAAACAATTCACAAGTGATGAATTTAGTCTATGAGGATACATCCTACGCCAAGGCCGCCGCAATCGTAAATGCTGTCTCCACAGTATTTAAAGCTGAAATACCTCACATTATGAATGCAGACAACATCACCATCTTAAGCGAGGCAGACACGACAGCATCCCCTTCTCCGATCAATATTAATCCGATCATGAACATTCTAATCAGCCTTGTTGTTTCGCTTATGCTGGCGATTGGACTGGTATTTCTGCTCGATTATCTTGACGATACATTGAAGACAGAAGCCGAAATTGTTGAAATCATGGACGTTTCAGTGCTTGCCGTTGTAGGGAAGATCACAAAGGGTGATCTGAAGATCTCCCGGAGGACGAAGGCATTACAAAAACCAAAAGTAGGTGAGAGCAAGTATGCGTCGATCAATCAATGA
- a CDS encoding VanZ family protein, giving the protein MRIILTVIWAFVLFVFTCSVNLHLLIKYHIVDFHFNPIPDWSELFRLDFQWTNHDWVQRKIGHFFGFFILALLASNFGKYKSAFYLSVFYAALTEILQLFFFRGGRVYDIASDSAGILFAYLLCLILFRKSSRRTRYINK; this is encoded by the coding sequence ATGCGTATTATTCTTACTGTTATATGGGCTTTCGTCCTGTTCGTTTTCACTTGCTCGGTTAACCTTCATCTGCTCATCAAATATCATATTGTTGATTTCCATTTCAATCCGATTCCGGATTGGTCGGAGCTGTTTAGGCTTGATTTTCAATGGACAAATCATGATTGGGTTCAGCGAAAAATAGGACATTTCTTCGGTTTCTTTATCCTCGCTCTTCTCGCATCAAACTTTGGTAAATACAAGTCCGCCTTCTACCTCTCTGTCTTCTATGCAGCCCTAACCGAAATTCTTCAGCTATTCTTCTTCCGGGGCGGTCGGGTCTATGACATTGCCAGCGATTCAGCCGGCATTCTCTTTGCTTATTTATTATGTCTAATCCTGTTCCGCAAAAGCTCAAGGCGTACAAGATACATAAACAAATAA